A genomic stretch from Xiphophorus maculatus strain JP 163 A chromosome 16, X_maculatus-5.0-male, whole genome shotgun sequence includes:
- the LOC102232521 gene encoding phospholipase A2-like: MTSYQILLLFSVAVAPVAAHSSHRTKRGLLELAGAIKCSTGRSALAYMMYGCYCGLGGEGWPRDRADWCCHKHDCCYGDAERLGCYTKTAKYHWTCEDREAECEDLEDKCEKILCKCDKEAAKCLRKAPFIQKYSLWPDFMCGHDHPTCNMY, encoded by the exons ATGACATCTTACCAAATACTTCTCCTGTTCTCTG TGGCTGTGGCTCCTGTGGCTGCACACAGTTCCCACCGGACAAAAAGAGGGTTACTTGAGCTTGCAGGAGCCATCAAATGCAGCACTGGGAGATCTGCTTTGGCTTACATGATGTATGGATGCTACTGTGGGCTGGGGGGTGAGGGGTGGCCCCGTGACAGAGCAGACTG GTGTTGCCACAAGCATGACTGCTGTTACGGAGATGCAGAACGTCTTGGCTGCTACACCAAAACGGCCAAATATCATTGGACTTGCGAGGACAGGGAAGCTGAGTGcg aGGATTTAGAGGACAAATGTGAGAAGATTTTATGCAAGTGTGACAAAGAGGCAGCCAAGTGTTTGAGAAAAGCACCATTCATCCAGAAATACTCACTATGGCCGGATTTTATGTGCGGCCACGATCACCCAACGTGCAACATGTATTGA